CGTGCTCTACCCCAAAATACCTGCTAGTCGggtcatcaatatcaacggGGATCTGTACATCGATTTCGTCCTCTGCTATACTGAATGGCCGTCCGAGGGACCATGATACATGTCGCTCGATCACGTATACACTCCAAAATAGCCTTCGGCGCAACTGCGCCTCCAATGGTTCCAGTGTCCTGTAGTGCGATTCGCGGTGCATACCCAGGTCGATGCATATCCGCATCGCCATACCGATGTTGTACCACACGCTTGAGCTAGAGCTCGATCGTAGCTCATATATGACCATCAACACCCGCCCTTCGATACCCATAATAGACAGCGAGTCTCGCAGCGTACTATCAAATTGCATTGCAGTAGCAAAATATGCGCTCGCCGTCGTCGACTCGTACTGTTCAGTGAGCTGCTGTAGCATCGCTGCTCCAATAGCATACACCATAAATAGCTTGAACATTCCGTATTGTTCTAGCTGACCGGTGCCGGGCGCATCGTATCGTCTAGAGTGTAGCTGAAGAATCTCCGCACAGTTGATAAATGGTTGTCGCGTGTGCATGTTAATGAAGTATGCATCAAGGAGCTGCCTCCCGAGCGTATCGTCAGGTGCCGCAGCCTTGCCCTGCTCAGCCGTGGGAGCCGGCGATAGTGGTTCATGATGTTCGGTACCATGAATCGGAATCGATCTATCGGTCCAGGCGCCATCCTTAACAATAGTACTCAAGCTCTCCGTAAGAGTCACGCCAGATGAAGGCCCAAAGTATGCAGTCGCCCTGCTCTTCTCTCTAGGTTCTCTCTCGGTCTGTTCTCCAAGTGCAGACGGCGTACGCTCTGGCGATTCAATAGGCTGCTCCCTGATGTTGGATGGTAAACCTTCAGTTATGGCAGAAAGATGCGCTTCCAAAGCTTCAATTCGCTGCGCCAATGCGCCCTTGGACATCGCATGATGCCAAGATGGAGACGTCTCCAAGCGTATACAAGGTTCATTTGCCGCGTTGCAGTTGGCGCAGGTGGGGAATCCTACACAGCGTTGTTTTCGTCGATGGCAGCGACGACAGGATTTTGGAACTCTTTTCCGGATTCTCGTCGTCTGTTCCATTTGGTATGGCTAGTCGACAGGTGTGAACTTTAGGAGAAGGGAATGTCGAGATGACTTATTTTCCCCGCATTTTGAGGTTGAGTGACGCTAATTTAGTGTTCCTCGTCGCGGTGCCGACCGATCGATTTCTATGCAAGAGCAAACTTCTTGATgatactttatataatagttttgTTCATGAACGATCCCATGTTGGTTGTTCATCCCAGAGGCTCTCAAAGTTCGTTTCACTGCTATTTGATTGTATCCAGACTAGAGAGTTTCGTTCTGGGAAACTGTAACAAAAGAAACTCGTGATATATCATCAGCAACGTGACAAATGGCGTGATCAATGGGATGAACTTCACCGCCTGTACCGCTTTCTAGTTCGATAATGATATGAGGGTATTCAACATTCTATTCTGTGTATATCACCTTGGAAGATATTTTCAAATTTCCATGCCGTCAAGTTATATTGACGAAGGTATTGAGATAAAGCCGATAAACAAGTATCGTGCTATGTAATATCGGTAGATCCCAAGGCAATGGCGATTACAAATCTAGTCATCTTGTTTAGTTAAGCTATCTCGGTTGTTGTCCGTGATCTACGTGGTATACTTGACCAAGTATGTACTGCCAGTGTACTTCCTCTTCGAGTCGCTTATAAATATCACTAGTTAGAGCTTCAGTAGATCATAAAGCAATCTACTGATAAGCTACTTAAAAGCTGCGCAACTTGACTTTGCCATAGCATAGTATCGCTCAGAATTCCTTTCATAATTCCCTATACTTTCCTGGGCAATAAGAATATATCGTCAAACCAAATGCTAATCAGCCTTTCTGACAGTCGCTTAGCTGGACCCAGACGGATCTCGGAAAATCGGGGAGCTGAAATTCGGCATTGAGAAGGCGGCTTTAACTATTGAGAGTGCTCGAGGGGTCCTGGGTGTGGTTGATGCTTCGATTCGAGAGACACACAGTGGGAAACTGGTGATTCAATGTGGGTTTTGTACATTAAGCTTTAATGAAGCGGTGGTGTAATGGGGTATCGTAGGCCTCTAGACATTGGACTTTCTCGAGCCCAGATTACACACAAAGGCTTGAGTCTATTTAGATACATCATTCAATGCTTAGACGATATCTTCTATAACATTGAAGTACCTTGTACCTCACCCAGTACTGACCCAACTGAAACCATATTTATTATTGATCTTCGTGAAAGAAGATTCCGAGGGGAATATGGAGCCGATGATAGAATCTTATTCATGTACCCTTCGACCAGGGCGGAAATTAGTCACTTTAACTAAGTTCCGCGTGGGTCATGTCAACGCCCTTGTGTACATCTACTGTCAATATCCTTGTAAACAGGAACTTAAGtactgattgattgatacatTATCTCTGAAATTAGAACCGTCAAACATCGCGTAAGAAAATTCTTTAGTTGGGCCATTATCCAATGATCATCTTGAGACGGCGGATAGAGAAGGGCAAAAACTGAACGCATTtattgcttttttctttgcaaTATTTGAAAGAATATCATGAAACCCGTAGCTTTGTTCTATGGGATGGTATCAGTTAATATAACCACCTTGGCAAACCTTACATGCTATAGTCTAGAGCAAGCAGGGACCTCGGGGTAGAGCCCGATAAACCATTGCCCGGCGCCCCAGCCCGTCtagacaaagaaagcagCCACACTTGTATCACGCTGTTTAAGGCTGAAGCAAATCAGGGGAAATGACTAGAGACGGTTAGTAGTGGGACAAGTAAAACTTCTTGGGGATATAAACAGCATGGCCCCGGGGAAGATTATTGCCGTTAAATCGCGGcgatcttcatctttctaATTTGCTACCAGGTTCTCTACTTAGTTCAGTGAATATGGCCCGACTTCTGGTTATCGTCCTCTTCTATTTAGCAGCTCTAGTTGCTGGTcaacacatacacacacatGAGGAAAGAGGCAGGCCCATGTTCTGGTCCAAGGAAGAATTGCACAGCCTGTGCCAGAACGTGGTAGTATCAGAGCAACGGCCACGACAGGGAAAACTACAGACCTTTCTAAGGGCAAGCTGCAAGACCAAGAAACAAGCTCCTGCATCGGAGCCCTTGGTAACCTCGATCATTAACCTAGACCAATGTCTTGGCTGGGACGAGCGGCAGCAGAACTTTACCTCAAAAGCAGGGTATGTATATAACTAGGCTATGGCTTGTtatgcttttctttggatATGAGTAATAACTATATGAAAATAGTGGAATGGGGATTGAGAAAGGCGAATGCCATAGCTGTCGCTACTACGACTACAGGCAGCTCTTTGACCCTATTACGCGCAGCTTCCAGTGCTGGTGCGCGAACGTGGGAGGGGGTCAGGGAGTGGGGGCAATGCTGGAATCTCCGGACAATCTTACACCTTCTGTTCTTGCAAATTTTGACATGGGTAAATATATCTCCGTGGCAGATATGAGACTACTTTCTAATTAGAACATGGCAGATGGTGTGTTAGGAGCTGTCAATGGTATATTGAAATGCCATGATAGACAAGGCCAGATTGTTAATTAGCTGGCTTTCCTAGCAGTTATCTATCTGTATAAATAGGGCTTGCTTTAGTAAAAGTTTTTGATGAGACTTTGTCGAATTTGGATCTATTGTATCAACTGCTCGTGATACCAGCCATGTTGTAGGTCGTCAACTCGGAGACTTTATTGATAAAGATTTCTCGCTTCTATAACATTCAATTAAACAGAATACAACACTCATAAGAGCAATACATAGAATGTTAACTCTAGTTATTAAGAGAAAATTGGCTCTTATGGATACTGTACCGAGTTAATACAGAATCCATCCTATGCACCAATGTGCCACTCGTCTAATACCTTACCCAATCCAATACCACCTGGGCTAGGGAAGGTCACCCAAGGCTGTATCCGAGGGTGACTTCTTACTCCAAGACTACATTAAGCTAACCATGCGAACGATAGCTCAGGGGCTTCTTAGTCAAACATCCCAGGGTGCAGAAACCCCTAATAATCCATGATTCTCAAGCTTTGCCCTCAGCGTTCTAGAATCGAACACATCTCGTAAGTCTCACTTTTTGACTCAGTTCAAGGCCTAATGACTTGGAATGTTCCACGACACGTGTCTGTCTCAGACAGTAAGGTTCTATTTCGGTTACCAAAGACCGCTGTTTAAGATGCTGACTGAGGTCGCGAAGAAGGCTCGAATTTGTTTCAAGCCACAGCGCCATGCTTTTGCCACTTCATTTCCTCGTGCAACTTGTTATGTTATATGGTTTATTGCTTGACACAACTCAGGGGTAGAGTTCCTCCCAAAGCATCCCCCAATGTAGTCCAGACTCCTTATCTACACCAGTAATATCAAACTCAATATTTATCTCCGTTGCGGAGCTACGCATAGGTATTACTTGTTGTATAGATTTATGTATGATATCATTATGCATAAAGCCCAAGCCAATCCCGACCCGAGATATTTTATTACGGGCGAAAATGTATGCAAAAACCGAAAAGAGCCGAGAGGAGGGGCGTTCGCATGCTTGAAAGCTATCATTAGCGAAAGGTGATAGAGGCAGATAACGCGACTTTTGTGGAAAACCCTGAGTgaaaagagatagaagaccTATAcatattatttagatatctCTGGCTTGGAGGAAGGTAGATTACACGTCGCCGATTGGTGGATAGTTGATTCATGATATCACGTTATGTCGGCGGGGTTCTTTGGAACActcaagaaaagaaaagcgaaaagaaaaaaattcTTTGTTCATTTACTATCATGGGTATCAAGGGTATCAAGCGGTGTGCTAGGTTGCTGGTATGAACAGGCAGCTATTGCTTCATCGTATGCTGGGTACCTTGAAGACAAGTAGTATACGGAGCCACGGATGCTATAGCATCTATCTGCAGGTAGCTATCGGCACACCGCTCAAGAGGTAAACATTAAGGAATGACTACGACTCCTGTGTTATAGACACATCATGTGGCAAATGTTGTGATAACCACAGGTACTGCGTAACATGCAATAAGGCCGCCATCATAAGCCTCCGCCATTGTATAGTTGGAAAATCTTTGTGGATTTGCTCCAAGAAATGATGAAAGAATTGCATTTCTAGGTAATATAGTTCGGCAACTAGCCAGTTCATACGTCGATTAGCACAGTCATTCATGGATATGACCTTCTCGGCGCAGCCCTAGTGAGTGCCGGAGTCCACCAGAGCATTGACCATTGACCAGATGACGCATATTCACAAGGCTCAAACATCTACCGATTTACACCTATCTCGGGCCGTAATCAAAAGTCTTCGGCCTCTGGAGGCTTAGAACCCGAAAAAATCGGCGTGATAAGTCTGCATCATGCACGGCGTGATTCCGTGATTCTGCAGGGAAATTAGCAGACGCTAGATCGCAAGCACTGACCATGCACGTGAGAGAATTAAGGGGAAGTAATTAATCGTTGGGCAGCAATACATTATCAAGTTTTTACTGAAACAGTAAGCTGGTCAATGGGTCTAGTGCTTGGTTTCTCGCTTTAACGCGTAGTGCTATATATCCACAGAGGCAAACTACCCCCCAAGATTGAGGATGTATGACGCTTGTCTCCTAGGTAATGACTGTTTCAGTATACTGCACAGACCAGACTAGTTGgttctgttcttttccaCGTGGGACACGGACAGGCTGTTGCTCTAGCTAGTACTGTAATCTGTCGGGAGTCGGTAATCTAGCTTCAACTATAGATCATAGAGCGTCGGATTTTTCAAGGATATTTTTCCTGGCGCTAGTGATCGCCAACAGGGAATAGAAGCAGAGTCCCGATAAATTGATGGAGTCTGTGCAccaattttaatatttttcgTAACCATCGGGGATTTTATGTAAATGCAAGTGGTTGGGGATGTAACATGTCACTAGCGCTTTAGTGTGATTGAGATCGTGATAGTGACTCTAACGCATTGGTCGGTCTGGAGCAGTCTATTGAATTTTTATTATGTTTTCATCTTAGAATTATGTACATAGAAACTTCGTCAGGTACAGCGGAAAACGCACTGGTTGATAATGCGGCGGATGGAGTAAAGTAGGGTTAGCTTATCGGGGGTGccgggaaaaaaaatttcgTCCAGTCCTCCCTCAGATTCTTCCCATGTGAATTATTCTATGGCGACGCATCGACCGGCCAGCCGGTGATCTGTGCTTCTTTTCcgatgctttctttttccagcACAGGTAATTTGTCAATTTATTCCCAGCTTGTTTTTTCTAGAGCCGAGATATCTTTGCAGACCACCTGACCCAAAGCTACTGGGGCGGGAAAAGATCTAGAAGGTCGACGGGAGTATAAAACTTTGGAAATGTCGGTGCGTGGGCGGATGAGTGGATCTAGGGACCGTTAGTTACTAGGCTAGCTCTAGTCTGGCTCGCTTACCGCAAGGTGGCCACCGTCCTGGAGGGTAGATATCAGTTACCTACTACTAAACGGTAACTGGGTTTCCTGGTTCTAGTCCCTGCTTACCCAGGTCGGTGGTACCACTACCAGGGCTGTGAGTAATTATCTAGGAGGTAGTGCTTATTATCCGATTAGTCGCTGGTGGCGATCAGTAAAAATGTGGGTTTGGAGTTGTTGAGTCATAGATAGATATTTCTGACTCAGTTTGGGACTGTCACTTGTGGGATGGTCTAATCATTCAATCATATTTCGCGAAGAATgcttattactattattatgaGAATGGAATTGTCAGGAGTGCTCCAGGCTATTATAACCGGTTAATTCTTTCATGGTGAGCCGATGGACCGGTTACATCGACAACATCATACACTACACATAAAAGCATATGAAGATGAGTGTGGATGTAAACGTCGACTTTAATGTGGAAAACCATAGACATCATTCCATGATAGCCGACAATAGCATAGCATAAAAAGATCACCAGCTCGACGAAAGTGAAATAAGCTCGGCTCCACTCGTTCCAGAAATAGCATCCCAGCCGCCCGATTACTAAGTGTCTATTCATGGAGTGTTTATTTTGGCGGTAGTAAAAGTAGTAGTAATGATTTTCCTCAAGATATCGCTTGACATTTACCAATCCTATTATCTGCTCATCCCCACAGTACCCCATGATGGGAAGAAATATTCCCGTAGGATATCCAAGCTCACATACATGCCGTCCCGGCTCGGTATCACCTCCCCCGCCAATAACGGGATTTCAGTGTTACGATTCAATCCCCTAGTTCAGGCCAGATTGAGTAACGGTCCCTGCATTGATATGGAATGCACAGTCACCCCGGCATCTGGGCTTGAGTCGGACTACTAGTGAAGAATGTGCCAGGTTACACTGCATCGACCGAGATGCTGCTTTAGCAAGGATAAGAACGacaagaatatcaatggAGAAAACAGGGAATAGGATAGGTAGATCGACGTCTGTGTTATGCAGTCAGCACCTTGTTCAAGGCAGGGTCTGTTATGCGGGACTTGACAGTGATTAGCAGGGTGGTgagaataaaagaaacaaatcaagGTAGACTGCATGCATGCCTGCCGTGGCTTAGATACCTAGAACACCCAACACAGATGTCCAATGCAAATTCTCCGTCGGAAGACGTTATCTAACACCTTTCCACGTAATATGCTATCTCAGGTGAGTCTTTGACATCATGAGAGAGCTATGGTAGATCCACAGCTGTATGAGAATGTTGTGCTACAGAAGTAGTGGTGAGCTTGGGATTGGCAGTGCAATGTCCGGGGCGTCTAGTACGATATTTCCGGTCATTGTACATAGCGTATAGCTTTACTAGGCTATGATCATGGTACTGCGATATGAGGAGTGAGCTGGTGTTATTGGCCCGCTAATATTAACAACAAATAACTATGGAATATGGTGGGTCTCGCTTCTGTCAATCATGAAAATCATACGGATGTATGAAACGAATCAATCGAAGCATGGCTGTGCGATGATGAAGCCGAGTGGGCCATGATAGCTCAAACACCATGTAAGGAGATGTCTGAAACCGTGAGCTCCATGCTGACAGGAAAAAACTTTATGCCCATTCAGACTTCGTTTTTTATCGCAGGATCCAGAATAGTAGAGGCCGAGGCTGAAACGGTTTCAGTCATCATGTCAGACAGAACCCGCCACGTGAATAGGAAACAGATAATTTTTCCATTAGACGACCACTAAGTCAATATTTTTAACATCTGtaatactccgtatatcaTAGAACAGTAAATGGTTGGGCAGAAATCAACGGTGGAAGCCTCCGGAAGACCCAATCCGGCGCGCCGCTGAGCATCACAGACCTAACGGTGCCCCGTGCATATCCAAAGAGCTGATCAGCGGCAAATCCATTAGTCCCGGTTTAGAAGCTGATCAACAGGGACAGCGCCATCTGCACAGGGGTGGCCAGCCATCGCTGATAGGGGGAGAGAAGGATTCGTAACCGGCTTTCGGCCATTAACTTGCATCTTGCATTTGATATCCAATCAATTCAATCCTAACCTCACCTCTAGAATTCTCCCCCACTCTGCCCCTCCTCTACCTTTTTGTCCCTTATCTCTCACTGTTACCTATCATTCTCCCGGTCTTACTATTTTGCTACTCtaaaagagaataaaaatcCCTACCGCCAcgtgacgatgacgatggagCCTTAGGGAGCTTCGTAAGACCGAACTGCCACCTGGACTATCACCTCTCTGTCCCCACCACCATAACTTGAAAATCTCCTATTGATGATCGCGATGGTGTGataggagaaaaaaaagagagaaaagaaattcaatCATGCTGTGCATATCAAGCTAAACAAGCTTCGTCATCGGCGCACACGCGGTCGGCGTTCTCAGGAGGTATCGGCTTCGAAATCCAACATCGGGTAGCcgaacagaaaaaaaaaaaaaaaaacacgAGATACCAGTGTCTCTTCTTATTCGCACAGCCTTATTGCCTTCCGAACAAGAACTCCGTGTCCAGACCGACCGAACCTTCCGTGGGTCACTTTTCCTTATCCTTGGGTTTCTCGTTAGCGGTCCGGTTCGGGCGCTAAAAGAGCCACTGCTAAAGTCTTGCTATCTCTTGATAAACTTGTTCCTGCGGATCCACTTCCGGTTTTTGCCTCTTCAGATagaccagaagaaaaaaaaaaaatagtgagagaaaaggagggtCTGACTAGCATGGTGTTcagtcctcttcttccactaACAATAATGGATCCAGTGATCTTCTCTGCTCTAAAGGTTCCAGAAGGATGATCGAGACTGTTCGACCGGTGGGGACaattttctaaatattttCAACCGCACAAGAACAACCCCAAAAATATAGGACAAAGCATGAGAAAAGGGTGGGAAAAGGGGAcaaaaaaggaacagaaacaagaagaaatccagaaCAATGAAAGAGTGTCAATTGTATTCTCCTATAAAACTGACAGTCTCCATCTAAGACCAAATGTGACTCCCCTTTGGCCACTTGTGGTACCGTCGTGGACCCCGTGGAACCAGTGCTGTCGACCGTGGTCACAGCCAAGATAGTCGCAAAAAAAAGCTACTCTAACTATGCCTAAGCGTTGTTCTAGTCCATCGAAGTTGGGTGTCACACTTAGTCTTGTTTCTCTGTTggtaatttttatttacttatgGTTTATTCTGTTACTCTAACGAAATCCCCTGAGGGTTGACGCCATTAAAAGAGGGGCTAGACAATTGGATCCTTTTAAACGCCGGGATatgagcttttcttttgtttttgattttccTATCTAGCAACTCTAATCGGTGATTCATTTATTGGATATCAAATCTTCCCCCAGCCGGTGATTTATCATCGTGGCGAAGATACTGCAGCGATTTGATACAAAACTCCACTTCCCTCCAGCATCCCTCTCACATCCCCTAACGTCAGGACCCCAGGTGTCAAGAATCTACTACaaatttttaatacttttaatattctttccTTGAAAGGCTTTGCAACACAGAGTCAACGACGGATCGCTCACTATCCAATATCTTCAACGCTCCGTCATTGTGAATATTGTCAATCGACATTCCCTGTTTCGACTCTCAGCCACTGCTCTATATCTAAAGATCTCCTATTCGTGTCTTTGGATCAGTGTGGCAAAAGAAGGAGACCGGATatatctccttcttcctccttatACCTTCCAAGTGGTTTACTGTTCATAGCCCTACCTAGAATTGGAGTCATGTCCCCGTGACGTACTATCATTCCTTGTGGCGGGACCTCTACCCCTTCTTTCCTATCGATCCGACTGTTCCCTCCCGATAGTCGTGTCCAAAGTACCTCTACGTACAGGCGATCCTGTCCGTGCTTAAGAGCTTTTGCTCTCACAAAATTCCACAAAGGTAGGCTCTTGGCAAAGGCTTCTTGTTAGCCATCCAGTACTGATCTAACTCTTTCGGTAGGCTACACCCTCCTCTCACTCAACCAAAACTCTAGTCGCTGGCTCGACAGAGAACAagagacaaggaaagcaaagatttaataattcaCGAGGCGATTTCGAACAATCAAGAATAGAACGCCGAGAGAGCGAAGGTAACACGAAGACCCAAAGAATTTGCTTTGACCCTGTTTGGCGAGTCACGTAAAGAACCCAAAATGGCCGGTGGTTATTTCGATTTACCCGTCGCCTCCTCGAGGCGTTCGAGCGTCACTGAAGTACCTGAGGGGCCAGGTAGATCCTCTGCAGGGCCGCGTGTATCCTCCCTCCCCTCGCCCAATAATGAAGCGCCTCAGGACCGATCAATGGACTTGCGCGGAGCTCAGGGCAGGCATCGGAATGCCGGCATTCTCAAGAACACCAATCGCGTCAAGTTCACTGTTAGCGAGTATGGCCTGGGCGAGGTCCCCTCCGGATCGACGTCAGAGAGCCTGTTTGATGGAAGGGGCTCATCATTGCCGCAAAAGCCCTTACCCACCGCCAGCATTCCATCGACGGAGAAAGCATCCGCCGAGCCCCAATCGTTTCCCTTGGTTGATATCAATGATAGCTCACCAACGGGTGTCACCGGCCGAACGATCCACTCTCGGGCTAGCTCCCCAGGATTCATTGGGGACAATGAGGTCAGCTATGAGAAGGGGAGGGCCATCTACTCCGCACAAGAGAGAGCTCAGAGGCTCGCATCCCTCCTTGGTCGCTCCTCAAAGTCTCCGAAGCCAAGTCCTCGTTCAAGTCTGCCGTCATCAATAGCGTCCACACCTACAGAAGTGGCGCTACCCTCCGAGGATGGTGACGAGATACCTATGATCAGTCTTCCCGAGAAGCAATACGACTTCTtctccgacgatgaagacaacCTCATAGATAAGCGACAATCTACACGCACTGCAGAAGCTCATCAGCTAGTGCGACAAATGACTCGAAAGGACTTTAACTTTTTCTCGCGCATTCGCGCTCCCTCTCCCGGCCTCCGCTCTGGTCAGATCACTCCTCTTGAGGAGAGGGATCCTGACGCCTATGTCGAACGGCCATCTCACTATCGTGGCGGTATTCTCTCCACCCTTCTGAAGCTCTATGATCAACCTTCTCAGCAAAACTATTCTCGAGGCCGGTATGGTCACTCACGTCAAAGCAGTTCGTCAGGCCTTAGCGGGCGAGGCTTGTCCCCGGACCCTGGTTGGAAGCCCCAGCGGCCAAGGAAGTGGTACGAGAAATCTCCGAACCAATCCAGCATATCTCTGTCTGGGTCGACTGCCAAGAACTCCTCTAGCTCTCCCATTGCCATGCTCAAGCGGTCCCGGAGCATTGGTGCTATACCCGGCATGCCTAAGAGGATGGGGAAGCCACAACTGGAGGATGAGATCCGCGTCACCGTTCATATCGCCGAGCTCCTCTCCCGCCAACGTTATCTACTCCTGCTTTGCCGTGCATTGATGAAATACGGTGCACCTACACACAGGCTGGAAGAGTATATGAGGATGTCTGCGCGCGTTCTGGAGATCGACGGTCAATTCTTGTATATGCCGGGCTGTATGATTATTTCCTTTGACGATGCGTCTACCCACACTACCGAAGTCAAGCTGGTCCGCTCTCACCAGGGTGTTGACCTGAGTCGACTGTCCGACGTACATCAAATCTACAAGGAGGTGATTCACGACGTCATCGGCGTCGAGGAAGCTACGCAGCGGCTCGAGGAGATCATGAAGAGACCGGACAAGTACCCGGTTTGGCTCCTGATTTTGATTCACGGTTTCGCCAGCGCCAGCGTCGGGCCCTTTGCCTTTAATGCCCGCCCCATTGACATGCCCATCGCTTTCGTGTTGGGATGTCTCCTGGGTATTCTACAACTGGTCCTGTCTCCTCGGTCCTATCTCTACTCAAATGTTTTCGAGATCTCGGCAGCGGTCTTGACGTCATTCCTAGCCAGGGCTTTCGGAAGCATTCGCTACAACGGTGAACGtctcttctgcttctcagCTTTGGCGCAATCGTCGATTGCCCTCATCCTGCCCGGATACATGGTACTGTGCGCTAGCCTGGAGCTACAATCACGCAGTATCGTCGCGGGCTCCGTCCGCATGGTTTACGCCATCATCTACTCCCTGTTCCTTGGATTCGGTATCACAATTGGCACCGCTGTATATGGCCTCTTGGATAGCGACGCATCCTCCGATTACACATGCCCCGCCAGTCCGATCACCAACGAATACCTCCAACATTTCCCCTTCGTCATTCCTTTCACCATCTGCCTTGCCCTTGTCAACCACGCCAAGTTGAAGCAAATCCCGGTGATGATCGTCATTGCTTTCGCGGGGTATGTCACCAACTATTTCGGCTCCAAGCGATTCTATTCAAGCACACAAGTGTCCAATGCGTTGGGCGCCTTCGTGATCGGCGTCATGGGAAACCTCTACAGCCGACTGCGCCACGGATTCGCAGCGGCCGCAATGCTACCTGCtatctttgttcttgtccCATCCGGTCTTGCAGCCAGCGGATCCCTGATCTCCGGGATCGCATCGGCAGAGCAAATCACCAGCAAAATCACACCCTACTCTGTCGTTGCCAACGGCACACAGGGATTCGTGGATGCAGCAAAGAACATGACCACAACAACAAGCAACGATCAATTCCACGGAGTCGTCTTCGACATCGGATACGGCATGGTCCAGGTCGCAATCGGC
The sequence above is a segment of the Aspergillus flavus chromosome 4, complete sequence genome. Coding sequences within it:
- a CDS encoding putative DUF1212 domain membrane protein Prm10 — protein: MAGGYFDLPVASSRRSSVTEVPEGPGRSSAGPRVSSLPSPNNEAPQDRSMDLRGAQGRHRNAGILKNTNRVKFTVSEYGLGEVPSGSTSESLFDGRGSSLPQKPLPTASIPSTEKASAEPQSFPLVDINDSSPTGVTGRTIHSRASSPGFIGDNEVSYEKGRAIYSAQERAQRLASLLGRSSKSPKPSPRSSLPSSIASTPTEVALPSEDGDEIPMISLPEKQYDFFSDDEDNLIDKRQSTRTAEAHQLVRQMTRKDFNFFSRIRAPSPGLRSGQITPLEERDPDAYVERPSHYRGGILSTLLKLYDQPSQQNYSRGRYGHSRQSSSSGLSGRGLSPDPGWKPQRPRKWYEKSPNQSSISLSGSTAKNSSSSPIAMLKRSRSIGAIPGMPKRMGKPQLEDEIRVTVHIAELLSRQRYLLLLCRALMKYGAPTHRLEEYMRMSARVLEIDGQFLYMPGCMIISFDDASTHTTEVKLVRSHQGVDLSRLSDVHQIYKEVIHDVIGVEEATQRLEEIMKRPDKYPVWLLILIHGFASASVGPFAFNARPIDMPIAFVLGCLLGILQLVLSPRSYLYSNVFEISAAVLTSFLARAFGSIRYNGERLFCFSALAQSSIALILPGYMVLCASLELQSRSIVAGSVRMVYAIIYSLFLGFGITIGTAVYGLLDSDASSDYTCPASPITNEYLQHFPFVIPFTICLALVNHAKLKQIPVMIVIAFAGYVTNYFGSKRFYSSTQVSNALGAFVIGVMGNLYSRLRHGFAAAAMLPAIFVLVPSGLAASGSLISGIASAEQITSKITPYSVVANGTQGFVDAAKNMTTTTSNDQFHGVVFDIGYGMVQVAIGFTVGLFLAALVVYPLGKKRSGLFSF
- a CDS encoding uncharacterized protein (expressed protein) gives rise to the protein MARLLVIVLFYLAALVAGQHIHTHEERGRPMFWSKEELHSLCQNVVVSEQRPRQGKLQTFLRASCKTKKQAPASEPLVTSIINLDQCLGWDERQQNFTSKAGGMGIEKGECHSCRYYDYRQLFDPITRSFQCWCANVGGGQGVGAMLESPDNLTPSVLANFDMGKYISVADMRLLSN
- a CDS encoding fungal-specific transcription factor domain-containing protein — encoded protein: MEQTTRIRKRVPKSCRRCHRRKQRCVGFPTCANCNAANEPCIRLETSPSWHHAMSKGALAQRIEALEAHLSAITEGLPSNIREQPIESPERTPSALGEQTEREPREKSRATAYFGPSSGVTLTESLSTIVKDGAWTDRSIPIHGTEHHEPLSPAPTAEQGKAAAPDDTLGRQLLDAYFINMHTRQPFINCAEILQLHSRRYDAPGTGQLEQYGMFKLFMVYAIGAAMLQQLTEQYESTTASAYFATAMQFDSTLRDSLSIMGIEGRVLMVIYELRSSSSSSVWYNIGMAMRICIDLGMHRESHYRTLEPLEAQLRRRLFWSVYVIERHVSWSLGRPFSIAEDEIDVQIPVDIDDPTSRYFGVEHAMGDLSSDIAHGTNIPTIRRFIATVHLQRIMSRLHTKIYRVDRNMPDLIPEISPLLASLEEYKRGLPALQPEDNDFIQMHWYNCVRALLQPFLSILDPEDDLIRTCLHASGQMCQLFKRSQQNGLSGYSFLLANSVYIAGLTMCFCLFRSPQLWRMSVANDLRACSSAIFAMAERKSSFRKYRDDLENMINRAMAFVDDASSHNLCISNQPAAGVEGSSGSHFANLENSKDPMASTLGLQSAAILEAQEQEDSFNAQNPFADMSLEDFWTGENLNFPTLDVFGFGWDSLGS